GTTACTCTTTTTAGCTATATATGAGATTTTTATAAAAAAGTTTGATTAATTTAATATTCCTTATTCCACTAACGCACCATCTCAAATTACCATTATTTCCACAATTAGTTATTCAAGAATGTGGCTCAATACATAAAGAATGAGCACAATTCTTGCTACAGAATTGCGCCCGATTGCGAAAGTTACTTTTTTTAGGAGGAATTGTTTAACCCCTTAAGCTCATCGAAATCTGCCGGTCTACAAACCCAAATTCTAAATATAATTTCCACTCACACCTCATGAACTGACCTAGGATCTCCAATCAGCTAGTTTTCTTTACCTGCTTGGTGAAAGCTGCTCTCCAGGAATCTCCTGTAATTTTTCAGTATGAACGAACATATTCGCTGCTGGCATTTGTACTTGATTCTCATGGAATATAGACATTAGTTCAAACCTTACTTGCCTAGAAGTTTCAAAATACTCCTCAGGTTTAACCAAACCTACAATACAAAATTCGTATCCAACATATTTAAGATTTGGATTTAAGTCTGTAACACCAATATATTGAAATGATTCAACAGCCTCGTCCTCTATTCTATATAGGCTTTGATTCAATTTTTCATTACAGATAACACATACTTTTTCTAACAATTCCTTTATTCTTGTAGAATCTTCCTGATAACTTACCGTAATCCGTTCAATAACCCGCATCCAGCTTTTATTAAAATTTTGTATCGTTCTAATCTCTCCATGTGGGATGGTAAGGAGTTTTCCCGACCATTCACGAATTTGCATAAAGCGAATACTGATTTCCTCAATGGTACCTGAACTTGTTCCGTTAAAAGTAACAAAATCGCCGACACAAAACTCTTTATCCGTTAATCTTGCGAACCCTAATATAACATCTTTTAGCATCTGTTGTGCGGCAAAACCGACGACAACTCCGGCAATCCCTGCACCTGCAAGAATACCTTTTATATCTACAAATTGACTAATTAGATAAAAAACAAGACTGATTAAAATTCCATACCTAAAAATTGATCGAATTACACTTTGAATCGTCTGTTCTACTTCTTCATCAAAAAAGCTTGATTTCCTAAAGAACCAATCAATAATACGGTTTATGACAAAGGAAAAAGTCATGAGGACCAAAGCAAATAATGTAAATCTTAAAAGTAAAAACTCCCTTACATAATTAAAAAATTCCTCAGTAAAAGTTAATAAATTCATCCATCCACTTCTTTAACTATGTATTTTGATTTTTATTCCCAGTTCATCTTCAACAATATGACCCTTTAACGAAACAACTTATTGTTACTCAACAGTTCCTTAATCGATCTTTCAATTTCAGATGTTCTTTTCCTTTTTACTATAAATATACCCCTTTAGATTATCTAAAGGGGTATAACGGTGCAATTTTTTTATAAACGGTATAACTTTATTCAAAACGGTACATCTTTTTTATAAACGGTACGACTTTATTTCAAGTCCACAAATAAGGCTACAGCAAACTTTCTTAACAGACATAATAGACAAACAATTAGGAAATAACTTGATAGGTTTATTATATAACAAATATTAACATTTGAAGATTTTAATTTTGAAAATTATGTGAATTAAGAAAACAGAACGATTTATCGTGTATATATTCCTAAAAAATCCATTTGTTCATTTTGTGAAAAACACTTTAAATCGACACCGATATAATAATAAATTAGTAAAAATATAGATATAGGTAAGTAGAGAAGAATGTAGTATTCTTCTTGCTTTAGTATAAATGATCAATCTTTATTATGAATTATCAAACATTAATCGAAAGTTACATAAGGTTTCTAAAAAAATGATTAAGTTGTTTCTTAAACGAGATTTCTTCGTAAAAATTTTGTAGAAGTTTGGGGTGAGTATCGCCGTAAACGCGCTGGTTAATTAAAGCTATTATTAAATTTGTAAGTTTGATATATCTATAGTCATCATATAAATTAACATTTCCGGTTATTACATTACACATATTTGGATTGTTTGCAACAAAATATGATCTACAGCTTAACGGTCTAACATTATAGATTGAACATTCTCCTTTTGTAATATCAAGAAAAGGACAAGGTGTAAGAGAACTTTGTCTATCAGTCCAAAGTGAAGAAGGAACTTTTCTTCTTGCCTTAGTTTCCCTTAAATTGTATTTAATAACCTTTTTGATTTTGTTATTCATATGTATATTAATTCTTTGAGCTTCTATTTTTTGAAGTGCAACTTCTTGGAAGCAACAGGCGATACAACCCTTTTTACAAGGGGCGTTTTTTTGTAATTGTTCTATTGCTGGATCATATGTTGAATATAATTTTTCCAGGAGTTCTAAGCCAAACTCTTCATCTATAGAATTATGAGATTTTAGTTTAGATAAAATTTCACGGATAGTGTTCAATAGTTCTAGGGTTAGACTTACATTTTCATACAAGAAGTTACCATCATAAAATTCGGTAACTTTGTTCCACTGGTTATCTGATTCTATATGACAATGTTTGAACTTTAGTCCAGAACCGCAAGGACAAGGCTCATTTCGTTTGATTTCTATTATGTGCTTATAATTTTCTTGAAAAGCTTTCAATAGTAAGTAATCCAATTCTGATGGCTCATACACTTTTCATGCACCTCCCTAATCTATACCCTAATAAAACAACTATTCTTTTATTTTTTCCTCATATTGTTTAGCAAGTTTATAAAATGAAGAACGTTTGATGCCATACTTTTTCATGGCTTCTACTGCTGTAATTGAACCGGATTTCCATTCCTTGTAAGCATCCGTGAATTCTTCTGTTATTTCGACAGGCGGACGTCCTAAACGTTTACCTTGTTTTCTGGCAAGAGCAATTCCTTCAGCTTGACGTTGTTTAATATCAATTCGCTCTTTTTCTGCAAAGGCTGATAATATTGTAAGAGTTGCTTTTTGAATTGCGCTCTGAATGACATCATTTGTACTTTCACCAGTATAATTGACGTTAATATAGGGTTCCTTTATAAATTGTAAATTTACCCTATGCTTTTCATAGTACCTAAATTCTTCTAATGTATCATTCATATTTCTCCCAAGCCTTGTTAGGGAGTCAAACATAATGGTATCTCCTGTACGAACAAGACGCTTTAACATTTGGTAATTCTCTCGCTCCATATTTTTTCCAGATTCTTTATCAATGAAAATATCTCGATCTTCTATTCCTAAATCTTTCATATTCTGAATTTGTCGTTCTTCGTTTTGATCTTTACTCGAAACTCGGACATATCCAAATTTTTTATGTTTCATATGCTACACCTCTCTGTTAATTACACCAATAATGTCCGTAAAGGTATATGGAATAAACAGATGTCTGTAAAGTCGAAAACAAACATTTATAGACGTGGTTTTTAATAGGTTTTTATGTATCTGTAAAGGTATACTTTTATAGACACACAAAGGCCTCTCCGTATTTTTTAATATTTAGTAATAAAAGCATTCCAAAAGGTGTACCTTTTGGGACAGAAATTTTCTCAAGGCGAAATATCGATTTTTCAGGATAATTAGTGCATCTTGATATTAAAAATTAATAATGAATAATATATAATACAACTAATCCCCTCTACCAATTGTACGAGAAGCTTTCACCATTCAGGATTCAGAATTTTCTTTCACAAACTATTAAAATGAAAAATTTTCAAGAAACACAATTCGACGCTGAGAATACTTTTTATAGGAGGTTTTATGATGAATAAAAAAATATACTTAAGTATATTTTGTTCTTTAGCTGCGTTAACGAGTAGTAATACGATAGCATATGCTGAAAACGTTAATAAACCTTTTTCAGTACAAACAAATCAAAATCCATCAAATTTTTTAGCGACTTTACAATTTGACGGAACAGATTGGCTCGATTCCGGAGAACAAAATTTCCCGCAAGCTTTTAAGTTTCAATCTTATGATGAAAATATTGAGCACAACAAGGAAAATCTAATCAGATTTAAAATTGGAGAATCAATATTTGGAACCGGTTCAACAGGATGGGAAAATAGAGGTTCAAATGATCAAAGACCTGCTGTATACTTTCATAGTGTTACAAAAGGTGAATATGAAGTATATGAGTATTGGTTATATTATGCAGACAATGATTGGATTAATGATCATGAACATGATTGGGAAAAGTATTTTGTGTATTTAAAAAATGGAGAACCCACACATTTACTCATATCTAATCATAATAGCTATAAAATAAAGCCTTGGTCAGATATCCCTAAAGATAATGGTCATCCTCTTATTGGAGTAGATGGCGGTTCACATGCAATGAAATGGAAATCAGAAGATGGTGTGCAGATTCGCTATAATGGAGAAATTTCCAAAAATAATGGACGTTTAGATGAAGGGAATAATTCTATTCAGCCATGGATTATCTATAGTAATGATACTTTAAAAGGCGTAATACCATATTTGAATCAACCAGATGTTTTCTATTATGGTGATCCAGAATATAAATTGAATCCTAATGAAGATGGTGATCCTAGAGATGCTCCTTGGAAGAGATCTGAATGGAATAACCCTCCACTTCCATAAAGAATATAATCTTCTTTATAAGAACAGTATGTTTTATAAATGTTTTAACTTCATAAAAGTATAGTAGAATCAAAATAATAGACTTCTATTCTGATGTTATGATGATTTTATAAAAATAAACCTCTTTACAAGAGGTTTATTTTTATAAAGTGATTCATATTCTAGATTTAATGTATTGCGTAAACATTAACAGTAAAGTTTCCACTCGCTCCGGATGGATTTGAGATATAAAAAGATCTGTGTGTTTTAACATCTGTAGAATTCCCACTATAAATATTGTTCCAAATAACTGGGTCTTTACCAGCAGAAACATCTCTCATAACATTAAAACGAATCCCGTCTGATGCACCAACAATAACCCATTTTAATGCATATGTGTTCTCTGGTAAATTTTGAATACTGAAATTTCCACTTGAACGATTTTTTTGTCCGTCCATTGGAGTTGGTGCAGAAGTAACTGAAGCTACTAATGTTTCTGATGCTATTAATGATTTTCCTTGAGTGTTGTAGTTTGTTTGAATAATAGAGGCTGGATTCGCTGTATTAATTGTATCTGTAGAACTTACCTTTCCGCTAGTTGTTTGAGCACCAGCCATTGTTGTACCCCCTGATAAAATTGCTAAAGAACATAATGTGCTTACAAGTATTTTTTTCTTCATTGTAAAACCTCCATTTTTTTCATTTTCTTCTAATTGCATGTGTCTACAGGCTTGATAAATCCAGTTACATTGCACAAATTACTAAACCTGTAGAGCGCATATCAATGACACGTTTCAACATTATTACTCCTGAATAAAAATAACTTGCAAGTTAATCATACAGCTATATAGAATCAATTGGAATATATGTAAAAATTTATCAACATATAGAATCTATTATAATAACAAAATATATGTATTTCCCTAACAATTAGATTCTAATTGTTATTAAAGGGGTAGCGTCAGGATTTTGCGCTTTTACAACGTTAAGGATAAGAAGTCTTGTGTATCGGTTCTGGTGCAAAAACTTCAAGATACATGCAAGTAACCTCTAAATCTTGGACATACTGATACTAGTACTCTAAAAAAGGTGTGTGATCGGTATGAAAAAGGAAAATTTGTTCAAATGGAAGCATTATCAACCTGATATGATTTTATTAACTGTGAGATGGTACCTACGGTACAACCTCAGTTTTCGTGATTTGGTAGAAATGATGGAGGAACGAGGTTTGTCTATTGCTCACACCACCATTATGCGTTGGGTGCATCAATATGGACCTGAATTAGACGAAAGAGTACGACGTCATCTTAAGACGACAAATGATTCCTGGAGAGTCGATGAAACGTATGTGAAAGTAAAAGGTCAATGGATGTATTTATATCGCGCAGTAGATTCTGAAGGAAACACCATTGATTTTTATCTAAGTGAATCAAGAGATAAACAAGCAGCCAAGCGCTTTTTCAAGAAAGCCTTGGCTGCTTCTCATATTTGTAAACCTCGTGTTATAACAGTAGACAAGAACCCAGCCTATCCCGTAGCGATTCAAGAGTTAAAAGAAGAGAAACGTATGCCTGAAGGCATACAAATAAGGCAAGTTAAATATCTCAATAATATAGTGGAACAGGATCACCGTTTCATTAAGAAACGTGTACGTTCTATGTTAGGATTCAAGTCGTATGAAACAGCCACTTCTATATTGAGCGGCGTTGAAGCCATGCATATGATGAAAAAAGGACAACTTAACCTACAGGTGAAGTCTGCTCAAAATGAAGTTGGGTTCATACATAAGTTGTTTAGAATTGCATCATAATCTGTCATTGAATAGGCCATGTAGGTTCTATATCTCTATCAAATGGTTTTTGCACCAGAACCGATTAGTTTGTATATTTGAGGAGATGTACTAGACAGATGTGAATTTAGGGGAATCCAATATTTTCTATTCAAATATGATAGAATGGAAATATATACAAAACGGAGGAAAAACAAATGAACTCAAACACAAAACAGTTTATTAATGATATCCGGCAAAGAAAGAACAATTATTTAGAAAATGTATTAATAGCAATACAACACCCTAAAAAAGAGCAATCTGAACAGGTCATTCAAAATATAGTAGAGAAGATGGATATGATGATTAGTTTAGTTACTACTTACATGAGGATTGAATCAGGATCTATGGAAGAATTAAAAGAACTTCAGGAAGAAATTATTCATGCTCAAGCATATATTCAAAAAAGAAAATTTGAAGAAACACAGAGATAAAACCCTGTGTTTTTATTTGGTCGTCTATGACGCCAATCTGTTATAAATCAAATTAGATGTAATTTGATCATTGTTTTGGCATAATCCATACAATTTGTTGAATACGTACAATATACGGTACCGTATCTTCAATGAGCAAATGATCTGGTTTCACATCCTTTAACTTTCCTCTTACATTACCTCTTACAGTTTCAATAACCACAAGTTTACCAATTACTGATTGTAATGTCTGATATACGTAGGGGTTAGGTACACTTACCATATTTTGTTCACTAAAGTCATTTTCCTCCAAATAACTCATTCTATAAGACTCCTTTCTAACTTGCATTCTTTCTCCTAATATATGATATAAATCTTATAAATATGCTAGAAGGATAATTCATTATATGAACGAAAATAACATTTTAATAAGGTACGTTTTCTATTCCTAAATTACTAAAAAATTATTAATATAAGATTATTTTTTAGTAATTAATAGGTACTGATATAGGGTTCTGGTGCAAAAATTTCAGGGAAATTGCAAATAATCTCTAAATCTTGGACATACTGATACTATTACTCTAAAAAAGGTGTGTGATCGGTATGGAAAAGGA
This genomic stretch from Bacillus pseudomycoides harbors:
- a CDS encoding YkgJ family cysteine cluster protein, which encodes MYEPSELDYLLLKAFQENYKHIIEIKRNEPCPCGSGLKFKHCHIESDNQWNKVTEFYDGNFLYENVSLTLELLNTIREILSKLKSHNSIDEEFGLELLEKLYSTYDPAIEQLQKNAPCKKGCIACCFQEVALQKIEAQRINIHMNNKIKKVIKYNLRETKARRKVPSSLWTDRQSSLTPCPFLDITKGECSIYNVRPLSCRSYFVANNPNMCNVITGNVNLYDDYRYIKLTNLIIALINQRVYGDTHPKLLQNFYEEISFKKQLNHFFRNLM
- a CDS encoding NPP1 family protein, producing the protein MNKKIYLSIFCSLAALTSSNTIAYAENVNKPFSVQTNQNPSNFLATLQFDGTDWLDSGEQNFPQAFKFQSYDENIEHNKENLIRFKIGESIFGTGSTGWENRGSNDQRPAVYFHSVTKGEYEVYEYWLYYADNDWINDHEHDWEKYFVYLKNGEPTHLLISNHNSYKIKPWSDIPKDNGHPLIGVDGGSHAMKWKSEDGVQIRYNGEISKNNGRLDEGNNSIQPWIIYSNDTLKGVIPYLNQPDVFYYGDPEYKLNPNEDGDPRDAPWKRSEWNNPPLP
- a CDS encoding YuzF family protein; amino-acid sequence: MSYLEENDFSEQNMVSVPNPYVYQTLQSVIGKLVVIETVRGNVRGKLKDVKPDHLLIEDTVPYIVRIQQIVWIMPKQ
- a CDS encoding mechanosensitive ion channel family protein — protein: MNLLTFTEEFFNYVREFLLLRFTLFALVLMTFSFVINRIIDWFFRKSSFFDEEVEQTIQSVIRSIFRYGILISLVFYLISQFVDIKGILAGAGIAGVVVGFAAQQMLKDVILGFARLTDKEFCVGDFVTFNGTSSGTIEEISIRFMQIREWSGKLLTIPHGEIRTIQNFNKSWMRVIERITVSYQEDSTRIKELLEKVCVICNEKLNQSLYRIEDEAVESFQYIGVTDLNPNLKYVGYEFCIVGLVKPEEYFETSRQVRFELMSIFHENQVQMPAANMFVHTEKLQEIPGEQLSPSR
- a CDS encoding IS6 family transposase, whose protein sequence is MKKENLFKWKHYQPDMILLTVRWYLRYNLSFRDLVEMMEERGLSIAHTTIMRWVHQYGPELDERVRRHLKTTNDSWRVDETYVKVKGQWMYLYRAVDSEGNTIDFYLSESRDKQAAKRFFKKALAASHICKPRVITVDKNPAYPVAIQELKEEKRMPEGIQIRQVKYLNNIVEQDHRFIKKRVRSMLGFKSYETATSILSGVEAMHMMKKGQLNLQVKSAQNEVGFIHKLFRIAS
- a CDS encoding recombinase family protein translates to MKHKKFGYVRVSSKDQNEERQIQNMKDLGIEDRDIFIDKESGKNMERENYQMLKRLVRTGDTIMFDSLTRLGRNMNDTLEEFRYYEKHRVNLQFIKEPYINVNYTGESTNDVIQSAIQKATLTILSAFAEKERIDIKQRQAEGIALARKQGKRLGRPPVEITEEFTDAYKEWKSGSITAVEAMKKYGIKRSSFYKLAKQYEEKIKE